One Oryzomonas sagensis DNA segment encodes these proteins:
- a CDS encoding HDOD domain-containing protein: MTTEKPFVELIRDRLAGDLRGLPVFHSVAVKLQQMLVSRDFHIEEVIRLISEDQSLASQVLKMGNSSFYTGLSKVATIKDAVVRLGAQEIANLVMMASQAEQYKSGNPVLDTFLQKLWDHALSCATGATWLAAKAGYPSLAAEAFMGGLLHDIGKLAIIKALDEILQAGGTKANVSEMLINEILDTMHEDVGHRLMLSWSLPETYCAITANHHNTEYDGNDTLLVIVRLANLACRKVGKALNPDPAIALFGAPEAQFLGIKEITLAELEIIVEDAGTQAL; encoded by the coding sequence ATGACCACGGAAAAACCGTTTGTAGAACTGATCAGAGACCGTCTGGCCGGAGACCTGCGCGGCCTCCCGGTCTTTCATTCGGTGGCGGTCAAGCTCCAACAGATGCTCGTCAGCCGGGACTTTCACATCGAAGAGGTCATCAGGCTGATCAGCGAGGACCAGTCCCTGGCCAGCCAGGTTCTCAAGATGGGCAACTCGTCCTTTTATACCGGGCTTTCCAAGGTTGCCACCATCAAAGACGCCGTCGTCCGGTTGGGCGCCCAGGAAATCGCCAACCTGGTCATGATGGCATCCCAGGCCGAACAGTACAAGTCAGGCAACCCGGTTCTGGACACCTTTCTGCAAAAGCTGTGGGACCATGCACTCTCCTGCGCCACGGGGGCCACTTGGCTGGCCGCCAAGGCGGGCTACCCATCCCTTGCCGCCGAGGCATTCATGGGAGGCCTGCTGCACGATATCGGCAAGTTGGCCATCATCAAGGCCCTGGACGAGATTCTGCAGGCCGGCGGCACAAAGGCGAATGTCTCGGAGATGCTCATCAACGAGATTCTGGACACCATGCACGAGGATGTGGGCCACCGCCTGATGCTCTCCTGGAGCCTGCCCGAGACCTATTGTGCCATCACCGCCAACCACCACAATACCGAGTATGACGGCAACGACACCCTGCTCGTCATCGTCAGACTTGCCAACCTGGCCTGCCGCAAGGTCGGCAAGGCCCTTAACCCCGATCCGGCGATCGCCCTTTTCGGAGCACCCGAGGCACAATTTTTGGGGATCAAGGAGATCACCCTCGCCGAGTTGGAGATTATCGTAGAGGATGCGGGAACGCAGGCGCTCTAA
- a CDS encoding FecR family protein, with amino-acid sequence MQRVLWIVFMLFIAIPPSWSLAGVISPARVHQQVGDVYFRTPSDTDWLPVAVNTPLDEGDSVWCPDGSRLEIQLNDGSLIRIDGGSTMEMLAVEEGFTQIHLSAGRMYVHTVSNVKERSLQIDAEDTTVLPASRTRLRIDMLPNSEEDVSIFKGSAYVEGNGSRTRVRAGEQIALEEGHNELLALNPPDDWERWNMDRDRGIIRSSRSEAYLPEEIRGYAGELDASGEWVRVPDYGMVWRPTVILADDWAPYRSGRWIWKGDDYVWISYENWGWAPYHYGRWIVVGGRGWCWVPPGRGDVYWGPGYVGWYRTGDRVGWTPLAPGETYYGRRSYGRNSVNINVTNINVRNTTVVYRNSRARGGMTMVPQNDFLRGRTVNTPMNGRNAMPPSAAVSVGSPRIKPLRESRMPVVKGTPPRIAPPEVKRVAPQEMRQRFPRIMPSAPAATPAPARTPKTAAPAPVATPQVRDRKNVPAGQPTAQPQPAARTAAPAETRAPASPAPQGRGERRSPVPVVTAPAAKPAPAIQTRPQSSPAAPNAGQNRRATPSPQAQPRKVWNVTAPEQRNENKGTPVPARGRSEERREAPQR; translated from the coding sequence ATGCAACGCGTACTCTGGATCGTTTTCATGCTGTTCATCGCCATCCCGCCATCCTGGTCCTTGGCCGGAGTCATCAGCCCGGCCAGGGTGCACCAGCAGGTCGGCGACGTCTATTTCCGCACCCCCAGCGATACGGACTGGCTGCCGGTTGCCGTCAACACGCCCTTGGACGAGGGGGATTCGGTCTGGTGCCCCGATGGCTCGCGGCTCGAGATCCAGTTGAACGACGGGTCCCTGATCAGGATCGACGGCGGCTCCACCATGGAGATGCTCGCCGTGGAGGAGGGCTTCACCCAGATACACCTCTCCGCGGGGCGCATGTACGTGCACACCGTCAGCAATGTCAAGGAACGCAGCCTGCAAATAGATGCCGAGGACACCACGGTGCTCCCCGCCAGCCGCACGCGCCTGCGGATCGACATGCTGCCCAACAGTGAAGAGGACGTATCCATCTTCAAGGGTTCGGCCTATGTGGAAGGCAACGGCAGCCGCACCAGGGTGCGGGCCGGCGAACAAATCGCGTTGGAAGAGGGGCATAACGAACTGCTGGCCCTCAATCCCCCCGACGATTGGGAACGCTGGAACATGGACCGCGACCGGGGCATCATCCGCAGTTCGCGCTCGGAGGCCTATCTCCCGGAAGAGATCAGGGGGTATGCCGGCGAACTCGACGCCAGCGGCGAGTGGGTTCGGGTTCCCGACTACGGCATGGTCTGGCGGCCGACGGTGATCCTGGCCGACGACTGGGCGCCGTACCGGAGCGGCCGCTGGATCTGGAAGGGCGACGATTATGTCTGGATCTCCTACGAGAACTGGGGGTGGGCGCCCTATCACTACGGGCGGTGGATCGTGGTGGGCGGACGCGGCTGGTGCTGGGTTCCGCCCGGTCGCGGCGACGTTTACTGGGGACCGGGGTACGTGGGGTGGTATCGCACCGGCGACCGCGTCGGCTGGACGCCGCTGGCGCCGGGCGAGACCTACTACGGGCGCCGTTCCTATGGCCGCAACAGCGTCAACATCAACGTCACCAACATAAATGTCAGGAACACCACCGTGGTCTACCGGAACAGCCGGGCCCGGGGTGGGATGACGATGGTTCCCCAGAACGATTTCCTGCGGGGGAGAACCGTGAATACCCCGATGAACGGGAGAAACGCGATGCCCCCTTCGGCGGCCGTATCGGTGGGCAGTCCGCGCATCAAACCGCTCCGGGAATCGCGCATGCCGGTCGTCAAGGGCACCCCTCCCCGGATCGCACCGCCTGAGGTGAAACGGGTGGCGCCCCAGGAGATGCGGCAACGCTTCCCGCGGATAATGCCATCTGCGCCCGCCGCCACCCCCGCCCCGGCAAGAACGCCGAAGACGGCAGCGCCTGCGCCCGTAGCGACGCCCCAGGTGCGGGACAGGAAGAATGTCCCCGCCGGGCAGCCGACCGCGCAACCACAACCGGCCGCAAGGACGGCGGCCCCGGCTGAAACCCGCGCACCGGCCTCTCCGGCACCCCAGGGGAGGGGAGAACGGCGCTCCCCCGTGCCGGTCGTAACGGCACCGGCGGCAAAACCAGCCCCGGCAATCCAAACACGGCCCCAGAGCAGCCCGGCTGCCCCGAACGCCGGACAAAACCGCAGAGCGACACCGTCACCCCAGGCGCAGCCGAGAAAGGTCTGGAACGTTACTGCCCCTGAACAGCGCAATGAGAATAAGGGGACGCCGGTTCCCGCACGGGGGCGTTCGGAAGAACGGCGGGAGGCTCCCCAAAGATAG
- the mltG gene encoding endolytic transglycosylase MltG, giving the protein MPAMLPLTAPPKKLAVLSIRTGLLLLLGWYLVCTFIPPGKGGIVRDISFPAGSGIRKLAGELKRGGVIRSAWHFILLARLRGQAHRLKAGDYRLTDGMTPGDILRKLATGDVDYRRFALPEGYSVYQAAEMLDQKGYFKRDAFLAACRDTALLERLGIHAASAEGYLSPATYNLARNGTEEQLVTQMVGHFRKVYGDVTAGGRGQSRLSLHEIVTLASIIEKEAVSGDEKPLISSVFYNRLRLGMPLQSDPTAVYGVRAFSGKVTKADIGRQSPYNTYLVKGLPPGPIGNPGADALRAALHPARSDYLYFVARQDGTHYFSRTLEEHNRAVARYLRN; this is encoded by the coding sequence ATGCCGGCAATGCTTCCGTTAACCGCCCCCCCAAAAAAACTTGCCGTACTCTCCATCCGCACCGGTCTTCTGCTCCTGCTGGGCTGGTATCTGGTCTGCACCTTTATCCCGCCGGGAAAGGGCGGCATCGTCCGCGATATCTCCTTTCCGGCCGGCAGCGGCATCAGAAAGCTGGCTGGGGAACTGAAGCGGGGCGGCGTTATCCGCAGCGCGTGGCACTTCATCCTCCTCGCCCGCCTGCGGGGGCAGGCCCACCGCCTCAAGGCGGGCGATTACCGCCTCACGGACGGCATGACGCCGGGCGATATCCTGCGCAAGCTGGCGACGGGCGATGTGGATTACCGCCGTTTTGCCCTGCCGGAGGGGTATTCCGTCTACCAGGCCGCCGAGATGCTGGATCAGAAGGGGTATTTTAAAAGGGATGCGTTTCTGGCCGCGTGCCGCGACACCGCCCTGCTGGAGCGCCTGGGTATCCACGCCGCCAGCGCCGAGGGATACCTCTCTCCGGCCACCTACAACCTGGCGCGCAACGGCACGGAAGAACAGCTGGTCACCCAGATGGTCGGCCACTTCCGGAAGGTGTACGGCGATGTGACCGCGGGCGGGCGGGGACAGAGCCGGCTGTCCCTCCACGAGATCGTGACCCTGGCCTCGATCATCGAAAAGGAGGCGGTTTCCGGGGACGAAAAACCGCTGATCTCCTCGGTCTTCTACAACCGCCTGCGCCTGGGAATGCCGCTGCAGAGCGATCCGACGGCGGTCTACGGCGTGCGGGCCTTTTCGGGCAAGGTCACCAAGGCCGACATCGGCCGCCAATCCCCCTACAACACCTATCTTGTCAAGGGACTGCCACCCGGCCCCATCGGCAATCCGGGGGCGGACGCCCTGCGCGCCGCCCTCCATCCGGCCCGCAGCGACTACCTCTATTTCGTGGCCCGCCAGGATGGCACCCACTATTTTTCCCGCACCCTGGAGGAACATAATCGGGCCGTTGCGCGCTATCTCAGAAACTGA
- the nudC gene encoding NAD(+) diphosphatase, protein MMFPEQIHLPFNFAIIKEHFQPCYPALHEPAEEGYWAIMQGNSILVARDKNGLSLPQGGLPGWLRPKAPPIFIGHWHGKPLRAFVVAGDLPLQAPFEAEAFNAAEQRLDMATLSVGGLAKQVLHWDRQSRHCSRCGAPTEPMTGNWGKRCTGCGTEHFPHIHPCAIVLVRRGDHLLLTRKAEWPAGRYSLVAGFVDFGESLEECAIREVREETSIGIENVRYVGSQNWPFPAQLMAGFVADWACGEITVDTSELEDARWFPLNALPSLPPKRSIARWILDNFKTPTSCPI, encoded by the coding sequence ATGATGTTTCCCGAACAGATCCACCTCCCCTTCAATTTTGCCATCATCAAAGAGCACTTCCAACCCTGTTATCCCGCCCTGCACGAGCCGGCGGAAGAAGGCTACTGGGCCATCATGCAGGGTAACAGCATCCTTGTGGCGCGGGATAAAAACGGCCTATCCCTGCCCCAGGGCGGCCTGCCGGGCTGGCTCCGGCCGAAAGCTCCTCCGATCTTCATCGGCCACTGGCATGGCAAGCCGCTCCGCGCCTTTGTCGTCGCCGGCGACCTGCCCCTCCAGGCCCCCTTCGAGGCCGAGGCGTTCAACGCTGCCGAGCAGCGTCTGGACATGGCGACCCTTTCCGTGGGGGGCCTTGCCAAGCAGGTTCTGCACTGGGACCGGCAGAGCCGCCACTGCTCCCGCTGCGGTGCGCCGACCGAGCCCATGACCGGCAATTGGGGCAAACGGTGCACCGGCTGCGGCACAGAGCACTTCCCCCACATCCACCCCTGCGCCATCGTACTGGTCAGACGGGGCGACCACCTGCTCCTCACCCGCAAGGCGGAATGGCCGGCGGGCAGGTACAGCCTGGTGGCCGGATTCGTCGATTTCGGCGAATCCCTGGAAGAGTGCGCCATCCGCGAGGTCAGGGAAGAGACCAGCATCGGGATCGAAAATGTCCGCTACGTGGGAAGCCAGAACTGGCCCTTCCCGGCCCAGCTCATGGCCGGCTTCGTGGCCGACTGGGCCTGCGGCGAGATCACGGTTGACACGAGCGAACTGGAGGATGCCCGCTGGTTTCCCCTGAACGCCCTCCCCTCGCTCCCGCCCAAGCGCAGCATTGCGCGCTGGATCCTCGACAACTTCAAAACGCCGACATCCTGCCCCATTTGA
- a CDS encoding GspE/PulE family protein: MTQANSISPAILPPTESTGLISALLLKDGVIDEQQLSYATRVRSKLSTPRTMMDTLLDLGYVTQEQLQNTLRSNQMNIRLGDLLVELGYLRETDLQQALGIQKEYQGKKRLGEILVERSFIEERRLLETLAYQLGYPLIELSFVTLDRSLLAAIPLNICREHKFVPVKREGNAIVLALSDPLDQRAQDVARKILGQDIKIAIAPRESILENLAALERTSSQPAISDESTIIGMINTLFEEAIEECASDIHIEPMKDRLRIRLRCDGVMQHHKDFPKELATQFTSRIKVMAQADIAERRRHQDGRILFVSDKHGINLDMRVSFFITIYGEKIVLRLLNNKGTLLDIREIGMAPRMLEHFIYEALEVPTGVMIITGPTGSGKTSTMYSCVNFLNNINTSIITAEDPVEYIIDGITQCSINPKIGVTFEETLRHIVRQDPDIIVLGEIRDHFSAETAIQAALTGHKVLTTFHTEDSIGGLIRLMNMEIEAFLISSTVVCVVAQRLLRRVCPDCAETYIPTPLDLSRLGMSPTDLVGGEFKIGRGCKSCRFSGYRGRVGVFELLVMNEMVKNAILNNKSSYDIRRISIETSGMVTLVEDGLVKGAQGLVSMKEIITDLPRLGKPRPLGELRRILGVTQ; the protein is encoded by the coding sequence ATGACCCAAGCAAACAGCATCAGCCCGGCAATACTCCCACCCACCGAAAGTACGGGGCTTATTTCAGCGCTTCTACTGAAAGACGGCGTCATCGATGAACAACAGCTTTCCTATGCCACCAGGGTCCGTTCAAAGCTCAGTACCCCCCGGACCATGATGGACACCCTGCTGGACTTGGGCTATGTAACCCAGGAACAGCTCCAAAATACCCTGCGCAGCAACCAAATGAACATCCGTCTCGGCGACCTCCTGGTGGAATTGGGGTATCTGCGGGAGACGGACCTCCAGCAGGCTTTGGGGATACAGAAAGAGTACCAAGGCAAAAAAAGGCTGGGCGAAATTCTGGTCGAACGGAGCTTCATCGAGGAGCGGCGGCTGCTGGAAACCCTTGCCTACCAACTCGGCTATCCCCTTATCGAGTTGAGCTTCGTCACCCTCGACCGGTCCCTGCTTGCCGCCATACCGCTCAACATCTGCCGGGAACACAAATTCGTACCGGTCAAGCGCGAGGGCAACGCCATTGTCCTGGCGCTTTCCGATCCTCTCGACCAACGGGCCCAGGATGTGGCCCGAAAGATTCTGGGACAGGATATCAAGATCGCCATTGCCCCCCGCGAGTCGATCCTGGAAAATCTTGCCGCCCTGGAGCGGACATCAAGCCAGCCAGCCATTTCTGATGAGTCCACCATCATCGGCATGATCAACACGCTCTTCGAGGAAGCCATCGAAGAATGCGCCAGCGACATTCACATCGAACCGATGAAGGACCGCCTGCGCATCCGTCTCCGATGCGATGGCGTGATGCAGCACCATAAGGACTTCCCCAAGGAGTTGGCGACCCAGTTCACCAGCCGGATCAAGGTCATGGCCCAGGCCGACATCGCTGAGCGGCGCCGTCACCAGGACGGGCGCATCCTGTTCGTGAGTGATAAACACGGTATCAATCTGGACATGCGTGTTTCCTTCTTCATCACCATCTACGGCGAAAAGATCGTCCTGCGGCTTTTGAACAACAAGGGGACCCTGCTGGACATCAGGGAAATCGGGATGGCCCCGCGCATGCTGGAGCATTTCATCTATGAGGCCCTGGAGGTCCCCACCGGCGTCATGATCATCACCGGTCCCACCGGGTCGGGCAAAACCAGCACCATGTACAGCTGCGTCAACTTTCTGAACAACATCAATACCAGCATCATTACTGCCGAAGATCCGGTTGAATATATCATCGACGGCATTACCCAATGCTCCATCAACCCCAAGATCGGAGTCACCTTCGAGGAAACCCTGCGCCACATCGTCCGCCAAGACCCGGATATCATCGTCCTAGGCGAGATCCGCGACCACTTCTCGGCCGAGACCGCCATTCAGGCGGCCCTGACCGGCCACAAGGTGCTTACCACCTTTCACACCGAAGACAGCATCGGCGGCCTGATCCGCTTGATGAACATGGAGATCGAGGCATTCCTGATCTCCTCCACCGTGGTCTGTGTGGTGGCGCAACGCCTGCTCCGGCGGGTCTGCCCCGACTGCGCCGAGACCTACATCCCCACCCCCCTCGACCTGTCGCGCCTGGGCATGTCGCCCACCGATCTGGTCGGAGGGGAATTCAAGATCGGCCGGGGATGCAAGTCTTGCCGCTTCAGCGGTTATCGCGGCAGGGTCGGCGTATTCGAACTGCTGGTGATGAACGAAATGGTCAAAAATGCCATCCTGAACAACAAGAGTTCGTACGATATCCGCAGGATCAGCATAGAGACCTCGGGCATGGTGACACTCGTTGAGGATGGCCTCGTCAAGGGCGCGCAAGGCCTGGTCTCCATGAAGGAGATCATCACCGATCTGCCACGCCTGGGGAAACCGCGGCCCCTTGGCGAACTTCGAAGGATACTGGGAGTTACGCAATGA
- a CDS encoding ferritin-like domain-containing protein, whose amino-acid sequence MELFKDIRQVFDFAIEKEEASYQLYSKAAAMVSSTASRKMLEEMAGQELGHKRLLQGLDREKVHEYRFVKVPDLKIGDYLVDIEYRDDMTFQEILVFAMKAEEKAARLYSEASHLTDVPEIQRMLLMLANEEKKHKFNLESMYDDKILTEN is encoded by the coding sequence ATGGAACTGTTCAAGGATATCCGCCAGGTGTTCGACTTTGCCATCGAAAAGGAAGAGGCCTCGTACCAGTTGTACTCCAAGGCCGCCGCGATGGTATCGTCGACCGCCAGCCGCAAGATGCTGGAGGAGATGGCCGGGCAGGAACTGGGGCACAAGCGCCTGTTGCAGGGGCTGGACCGGGAGAAGGTCCATGAATACCGCTTCGTCAAGGTGCCGGATCTGAAGATCGGCGATTACCTGGTAGACATCGAATACCGGGACGACATGACGTTCCAGGAAATCCTGGTCTTTGCCATGAAGGCCGAGGAAAAGGCCGCCCGGCTCTACAGCGAGGCCAGCCACCTGACCGACGTTCCCGAGATCCAGCGCATGTTGTTGATGCTCGCCAACGAGGAGAAGAAGCACAAATTCAACCTTGAATCGATGTACGATGACAAGATACTGACCGAGAACTAG